The following proteins are encoded in a genomic region of Danio rerio strain Tuebingen ecotype United States chromosome 16, GRCz12tu, whole genome shotgun sequence:
- the snrnp48 gene encoding U11/U12 small nuclear ribonucleoprotein 48 kDa protein, whose protein sequence is MCETSFVSGLQERMQCLQELTDFTENCQAELKDLFEALGWKQELDTHAVQMEVCPYDPNHTVPQNKMEKHKAVCWLTQQGYSKEEQAEMYDPSAYYEQANITSISLEKDTFQQIILQSRENASHWRSTGLHTQSLPDIPQNHKRSLCDLTVADRLAVYDHVMYEASQQSAKRESNNEDLYVDLVAKIKKEVNQSGPKSHLEVLAEMRDYKRRRQSYRAKNVHITKKTYTEVIREVIDVHSGELGRIWQEAKEEESQVSQQSSHRAESEKGRSASVESRASRISSRDEHEHKRHRKRSRSRSRKHSREKKKRSRRDSHSPDVERRHKKKKKNKS, encoded by the exons ATGTGTGAAACATCGTTTGTTTCGGGTCTCCAGGAGCGCATGCAGTGTCTTCAGGAGCTCACAGACTTCACAGAAAACTGCCAAGCTGAGCTGAAGGATTTGTTTGAGGCGCTGGGATGGAAACAGGAATTAGATACACATGCAGTCCAG ATGGAAGTCTGTCCATACGATCCAAACCACACAGTTCCACAGAACAAGATGGAGAAACACAAAGCCGTCTGTTGGCTCACACAGCAGGGATACTCTAAAGAAGAACAG GCTGAAATGTATGATCCATCAGCATACTATGAGCAAGCTAACATTACTTCCATTTCCCTAG AAAAAGACACATTTCAGCAAATAATTCTTCAGAGCAGGGAAAATGCGTCTCATTGGAGATCAACGGGACTTCACACACAAA GTCTCCCGGACATCCCTCAGAACCATAAGCGCTCATTATGTGACCTTACTGTGGCAGACCGGTTGGCTGTTTATGATCATGTGATGTATGAAGCCAGTCAGCAGAGTGCAAAGAGAGAATCCAACAATGAGGATCTTTATGTAGATCTTGTTGCTAAGATTAAAAAAG AAGTGAATCAGAGTGGGCCAAAGTCTCATCTGGAGGTTTTGGCTGAGATGAGGGACTACAAGAGGCGCAGACAGTCTTACAGAGCAAAAAACGTTCACATCACCAAGAAGACCTACACCGAG GTAATTCGAGAGGTCATTGATGTCCACTCTGGAGAACTAGGCAGGATATGGCAGGAAGCAAAGGAAGAGGAGTCCCAAGTATCACAACAGTCGTCTCACAG AGCGGAATCTGAGAAAGGTCGTTCTGCATCCGTTGAGTCGCGTGCATCTCGTATCAGCTCCCGAGACGAGCATGAGCACAAACGACACCGTAAGCGCAGCCGAAGTCGTAGTCGCAAGCACAGTCgagagaagaaaaaaaggagCAGGAG GGATTCACACTCTCCAGATGTGGAGAGACGtcacaagaaaaagaaaaaaaataagtctTGA